Proteins from one Homalodisca vitripennis isolate AUS2020 chromosome 3, UT_GWSS_2.1, whole genome shotgun sequence genomic window:
- the LOC124356614 gene encoding 39S ribosomal protein L44, mitochondrial yields the protein MAVSLRLLSACSSLITNKTLVSASKSCVFRSNCLLNRGIKRYVRAVKTEMKRRKDKMDPQPPHPRNTYAEWNYNSELFAFGKRLGEDFNKEFLQQAFVERSYIISEEEKQKKVGIEEPQILLKDNREYAEKGEYIIAEYSKRYLRTVYPRFPEEGICSVSDYLLSDDVLADISIHIGTSDLILTPDYPPSDKTLANVLKAVVYALSLSSGEDKASIFVRDFIITYLSGKDINELWSIKNPESVLASILEREGKSSVEPRLTGEAGKNTILSAFQVGLYCNKELVGMGFGESIPVAKEVAAMDALKRLFHTTERAKPIPFDLVLASDKKEPFANISIEDWCEKNIKSMVTKH from the coding sequence atggCAGTGAGCCTTAGGTTGTTGTCGGCTTGTTCCTCTTTAATAACTAATAAGACTTTAGTTTCAGCTTCGAAATCTTGTGTTTTTAGAAGCAATTGTCTTTTAAATCGAGGTATCAAACGTTATGTTAGAGCAGTTAAAACTGAAATGAAGAGAAGAAAAGATAAAATGGATCCACAACCTCCTCATCCAAGAAATACATATGCTGAATGGAATTACAACTCTGAACTGTTTGCATTTGGTAAGAGATTGGGTGAAgatttcaataaagaatttttgcaACAAGCCTTTGTTGAACGGTcttatataatttcagaagagGAGAAACAAAAGAAGGTAGGCATTGAGGAACCACAAATATTACTTAAAGACAATAGAGAGTATGCAGAGAAAGGAGAATATATTATTGCAGAATATTCAAAGAGGTATCTAAGAACAGTTTATCCTAGGTTTCCTGAAGAAGGGATTTGTTCTGTTAGTGATTATTTACTGAGTGATGATGTGTTGGCAGACATCTCAATCCACATTGGAACTTCTGATCTAATCTTAACACCTGATTACCCACCATCAGATAAAACACTAGCTAATGTTTTGAAAGCAGTGGTTTATGCTTTAAGTTTAAGCTCAGGTGAGGATAAAGCAAGTATATTTGTTCGTGATTTCATTATCACATACCTATCTGGCAAAGACATCAATGAGCTGTGGAGCATCAAGAATCCTGAAAGTGTTTTGGCATCTATTCTTGAAAGAGAAGGTAAAAGTTCTGTAGAACCACGATTAACAGGAGAAGCTGGAAAGAACACAATTCTTTCTGCATTTCAAGTTGGTCTTTATTGTAACAAGGAACTGGTTGGTATGGGATTTGGAGAAAGTATACCTGTTGCCAAGGAAGTTGCAGCAATGGATGCTTTGAAACGATTGTTTCATACCACTGAGCGTGCTAAACCAATCCCCTTTGATTTAGTACTTGCCTCAGACAAAAAGGAACCTTTTGCTAATATTAGTATTGAAGACTGGtgtgagaaaaatataaaatccatgGTAACTAAACATTAA
- the LOC124356615 gene encoding proton-coupled folate transporter-like yields MEGNIQEEAALVDEPIIKKPNGVKCKMELLMFTFFVAKTLSDTVIVNLLEHNTCLVVLDYNVSNCTDPVSPDTQGLVQEHVADVAMARTMIEAFVPSLFSLFIGPWSDTNGRRPLILLSVAGYTCSAIVWCVLSLIPQLHPLYFLLTSIPVAFAGGYVTFFLALYCYISDTTETKKRAFRMGLLEGACLGGVVVSSLVTPYLQSTSKQYGYTIVFATSAFLLLLTFLFTYFCVPESTTVIESERTKLLKFDHVKNVFSTCFRHRPNHLSVIVMCIVVDLVLFIILFDGELSILYMFTQKKFGWTLVEYTRLTSFSLLIAGASACSTWFFVAVLKWPDLPLIFAGTVCGVIKSVILAMASSGYYMYIACGFTVITVLINPLSRSQLSKLVPGDELGKIFAFSSFLEAIAPLTASPLYTFVYKATLDTLPNAIFWLSTGLCCISVTLIGLALFLQRLAPRTQGFVPVLDDASSRRSSVQE; encoded by the exons ATGGAAGGGAATATTCAAGAAGAGGCTGCTTTGGTTGATGAGCCAATAATAAAGAAACCCAACGGTGTTAAGTGTAAAATGGAACTActtatgtttactttttttgttgCAAAAACATTGTCAG ATACAGTGATAGTAAATCTACTGGAGCACAACACGTGTTTGGTCGTGCTTGACTACAATGTTTCCAACTGCACGGACCCGGTGAGTCCAGATACACAGGGTCTAGTGCAGGAGCACGTGGCAGACGTAGCTATGGCTCGCACCATGATAGAGGCTTTTGTCCCGTCACTCTTTTCACTCTTCATTGGTCCCTGGAGTGACACCAATGGTCGCAGACCGCTGATTCTGCTCTCCGTCGCAG GTTACACGTGTTCAGCCATAGTGTGGTGTGTACTGTCGTTGATACCGCAACTACACCCCCTCTACTTCCTCTTGACTTCCATACCTGTCGCCTTCGCCGGGGGCTACGTCACATTCTTCCTTGCCCTCTACTGCTACATCAGTGACACCACCGAGACCAAGAAAAGAGCCTTCCG GATGGGTTTGTTGGAGGGAGCCTGTCTGGGTGGTGTGGTGGTGTCATCTCTAGTGACTCCATACCTACAGAGTACATCCAAGCAATATGGTTACACCATAGTGTTTGCCACCAGTGCCTTCTTGTTGCTGCTCACTTTCCTCTTCACGTACTTTTGCGTCCCAGAGTCAACCACAGTTATAGAG TCGGAGCGTACCAAGCTGCTGAAGTTCGATCATGTGAAGAACGTCTTTTCTACATGTTTCAGACACAGACCCAACCATTTAAGTGTTATTGTCATGTGCATTGTTGTTGATCTGGTCCTCTTCATCATTCTTTTTGATG GGGAGTTGTCTATACTGTACATGTTCACGCAGAAGAAGTTTGGTTGGACTTTGGTGGAGTACACAAGATTGACATCATTCTCGCTTCTGATAGCAG GAGCATCAGCTTGTAGCACCTGGTTCTTTGTTGCTGTTCTGAAGTGGCCTGACCTACCTCTGATCTTCGCCGGGACTGTGTGTGGTGTTATCAAATCCGTGATACTGGCTATGGCATCGTCAGGGTACTACATGTACATTGCTTGTGGCTTCACTGTTATTACTGTGCTCATCAATCCACTCTCTCGCTCCCAGCTGTCCAAGCTTGTCCCTGGTGACGAATTAG GGAAGATATTTGCTTTCTCCTCGTTTCTGGAGGCCATTGCTCCCCTCACTGCCTCCCCACTGTACACATTTGTCTACAAAGCCACCTTGGACACCCTGCCTAATGCCATCTTCTGGTTGTCCACAGGCCTTTGCTGCATCAGTGTCACACTTATTGG ATTAGCTCTGTTCCTGCAGAGGTTGGCACCACGCACGCAGGGGTTTGTGCCTGTACTCGACGATGCCTCTAGCAGACGCAGCAGTGTGCAGGAGTAG